The DNA sequence TAACCTCGGAATACGTGTCATTTATGATGGCCAGAAACATGTTCTGAGggacaaatacataaaaagataATGAGAATTTCATCTTTATCCACAAGCATCTTGTTTAGCAGAATGACTTACCAGtagaacaaagaaaacaaagaacacaTAGGTGACAAAGTAGATCGGCCCGAGAACTCTGTTAGCGCTGTCGATGGCATTGTAGTCAAAGTCTCCAAGAATAATTCGGAACTGTGTGAAGCTGCAGAAAGAAACGAGGATTGATTAATTCATTCTTCCCATCATCCTATTTAAATATTCCCTGCTGAGCCGCTGTTTGGAACACCCCTTACATGCACTTGACGAAGGTGCTAAAAGATTCAACCTGTGTCCCAAAGAGCAAATATCCAAGTTGAGCATAGGCGAAGAACACGATGAAGAACATGATGGCAAAGCCCAGGATATCTTTAGCACATCGACCCAGTGTGGAGGACAGCTGAGTCATGGTCTTGTTAAAACTGATGTACTTGAAAACCTAAAGGACAAGGAGAAAAAACACAGTCTTTGGGATGACACAAGTGCCCAATCATTTTCATATCTAATTAAtggtaaatgtattttagttttctgaccactcaaagcactttacaTGCCACATTAACTCGTTCACAGACACATCCATACACTGATGGCAGTGGCTGATATGCAAGGTGCCAATCTGCATATCAGAATCTAACATAAATCTTCAGCCTTTGGGATTTCATTATCTTGCCCAGGACAAGGACAAGGAATTGCCAATCTTCCAATTAGTGGACGACCCGCACTATCTACTGAGCCACCTCACAGTAATGCGTTCAAGTGAAAGATGTCGGTACTTTACCTTGATCCACGCAAAGAACAAGTTCACTGCATTCATGTTGTTGAACTGTGTTTGCCAGAAGGCCAGAAACTCAAAGTCAGCGTAGATGTCGGGTTGTTCCAGAAGTTTGCCAAGCAACTTGTCCACTTTGACAGTTCGGAAAACATTGAATACAATGGCAACGATGGCGAGCTGGGAAGGAAAATAATTTTACTTCTTTGCTGCAAAGCACAATGAGGGAAAAGGACATGTTTGAATTAAATAAGAAGGACATTGTCTTACCATTATGACAACAACATCCAGTATGTTCCAGATGCTTTTGAAATAGGAGAGCCGGTGTATTCGCAGCTCAAGAATCTCCTCCACAACGTAATACATAATGAATAAGCAGAATACCATCTCACAGCCGAGGATAAAGTAATCCCAGTTGGTGACGTAGCGGATCAGTTTGACTGTTCTTATCTGGTAGGAAGGGATTGCTCCGCCAGTTGCTGGGAATTCAACAACCAACCTAAAATATCGGATGAAATGTCCGTTAACCAATGCGTGTGTATCAATCAATGGGCCAAGTCGCTATTGTCAATAGTGCTCTTTACCTGATGACACAGAACATGTTAATATTTGCGTTGTAAGTGGAGAAGTCGATGAATGCTACTCTGGTTCCTCGGTCAAGCCACAGGTTGTCCACCAGTTCCTGCAGTATGATGGCGCTCTCCTCTTTGGTGCGACTCAGGTCTTGGTAGTACCCCGCTCCACTGTATGTGGCCAGCAATCCCCAGTAAGAAGAACCTTtgatgtctttctctgtgtgatAGGTCCagctgcagaggaagaagacacaTTTGCTCTAATACTCCAATCTAACTGCATACCCAAAGTTAGCCTGTAAGGAAAACAGTGTGCGGCTTACGCGGTGCCATTGATGAGACCGAAGCTAGTGTCATCCTCCTTTTTGTCATTGTAAACATCGAAACATTCCGCGATCTCATCTTTAAAGTCTTTGTGGACCTTGCAGGAGTTGTTCATGATCTTGATCTGCCTCATTCTAGGGACTCCCAGCAGCATGTTCTCATAGTAGATGAAGGACTGGTCTCCGGTGTCCAGGGATTGGTTATTGTACCATTTAGTCCAGTAGAGGCTGTCCACCATTGGGCCCTGGGTATACTGttaatatatacaaataaaaagagaGTGGACACAGTTTGAGTTGCACAGAACTTATTTCTCAGTGATTTCTCACTGTGGCAAACATGGAGGAAATTAATATGGAGATAAACTCACAGTCCAGAAGTCAGCCATGGAGCCAATGGACTGAAACATAACCCCACTTGCACCAGCTGTGTTCACAAACAGGTCCGTCATGGCTTTAGTGTAGTAATAGGTGCTCGAGCTGGTCATACCGTATGTCACTGAAAGACAACATTAGCACATTTTTAATAGCCAATAATTGATTTCTATCTGGCTTTGCTCAGGCTTAGCTCTAAATGTTGCTCCATTCAACAGGCCAAGATAAGACAACTCAGACTCAGACACGCAAGGCCTTATTGAAGAGTTGTTGTTTGGCTGTGTTTATGTCACTACAGTCAAACAGATCCAGATTAGAGGCCGTAATTAGTTTGAAAAGAAAGCATGCTGGCCTGACGCAAATAGCCTCTTCAAACAATATCAATCTAACCGAGACAAAGCAACAATGGCTCGGCCAAATGCTCTTATCGCTAAAAGGCAAGGGAGCAGAACCCATGTCCCTTTCACTCCCAGTGCTCAACTGGACAATGGATCTCAGGCAGAGGGATGGGCAGGGCATTTGTGGTAGGCATTAACGCAGGGGCTTTTAATAGTAAATCAACAGTCCAAAGTGCCCTATACAGAACATTCGGTCAAA is a window from the Etheostoma spectabile isolate EspeVRDwgs_2016 unplaced genomic scaffold, UIUC_Espe_1.0 scaffold00019044, whole genome shotgun sequence genome containing:
- the pkd2l1 gene encoding polycystic kidney disease 2-like 1 protein isoform X1, with the translated sequence MKCRNNRADSHLTGQVELNSVSNGAWVNQGYCGSPLPLPRAVSTIYNPQPLFQGSMDSMYKPDLPGPFPEEPPSTDQSLGKKQRGCCSFIKGLWGTTLTENTSNNRELFVRTTLRELIVYLVFLVDISLLTYGMTSSSTYYYTKAMTDLFVNTAGASGVMFQSIGSMADFWTYTQGPMVDSLYWTKWYNNQSLDTGDQSFIYYENMLLGVPRMRQIKIMNNSCKVHKDFKDEIAECFDVYNDKKEDDTSFGLINGTAWTYHTEKDIKGSSYWGLLATYSGAGYYQDLSRTKEESAIILQELVDNLWLDRGTRVAFIDFSTYNANINMFCVIRLVVEFPATGGAIPSYQIRTVKLIRYVTNWDYFILGCEMVFCLFIMYYVVEEILELRIHRLSYFKSIWNILDVVVIMLAIVAIVFNVFRTVKVDKLLGKLLEQPDIYADFEFLAFWQTQFNNMNAVNLFFAWIKVFKYISFNKTMTQLSSTLGRCAKDILGFAIMFFIVFFAYAQLGYLLFGTQVESFSTFVKCIFTQFRIILGDFDYNAIDSANRVLGPIYFVTYVFFVFFVLLNMFLAIINDTYSEVKEELSSQKDELQFTDIIKQSYMKTFMKLKLKKEKITDVQKVLQSGSKEIEFKDFRETLKEMGHADHEISAAFSRFDHDGNQILDKDEQARMKIELEEKRDALCAELNDLGTTYGKEVLETPPVPSNEQQNHSSHTFVDREQFIRLSRQVLHLESSVAGITSRIELIMEKLGLQEKAARKLTVANNDVMTLPPMGASWFVWTEGRRLRCHQGNHQFTPPPHTTLICDQPLTNRIMGYLEVS
- the pkd2l1 gene encoding polycystic kidney disease 2-like 1 protein isoform X2; this translates as MKCRNNRADSHLTGQVELNSVSNGAWVNQGYCGSPLPLPRAVSTIYNPQPLFQGSMDSMYKPDLPGPFPEEPPSTDQSLGKKQRGCCSFIKGLWGTTLTENTSNNRELFVRTTLRELIVYLVFLVDISLLTYGMTSSSTYYYTKAMTDLFVNTAGASGVMFQSIGSMADFWTYTQGPMVDSLYWTKWYNNQSLDTGDQSFIYYENMLLGVPRMRQIKIMNNSCKVHKDFKDEIAECFDVYNDKKEDDTSFGLINGTAWTYHTEKDIKGSSYWGLLATYSGAGYYQDLSRTKEESAIILQELVDNLWLDRGTRVAFIDFSTYNANINMFCVIRLVVEFPATGGAIPSYQIRTVKLIRYVTNWDYFILGCEMVFCLFIMYYVVEEILELRIHRLSYFKSIWNILDVVVIMLAIVAIVFNVFRTVKVDKLLGKLLEQPDIYADFEFLAFWQTQFNNMNAVNLFFAWIKVFKYISFNKTMTQLSSTLGRCAKDILGFAIMFFIVFFAYAQLGYLLFGTQVESFSTFVKCIFTQFRIILGDFDYNAIDSANRVLGPIYFVTYVFFVFFVLLNMFLAIINDTYSEVKEELSSQKDELQFTDIIKQSYMKTFMKLKLKKEKITDVQKVLQSGSKEIEFKDFRETLKEMGHADHEISAAFSRFDHDGNQILDKDEQARMKIELEEKRDALCAELNDLGTTYGKEVLETPPVPSNEQQNHSSHTFVDREQFIRLSRQVLHLESSVAGITSRIELIMEKLGLQEKAARKLTVANNDSDAASDGSVLVCVDRGTKAEMSSRKPSVHTTPTYNSHM